A stretch of the Ostrea edulis chromosome 9, xbOstEdul1.1, whole genome shotgun sequence genome encodes the following:
- the LOC130046606 gene encoding protein draper-like: protein MRSTFNLVLLLNGLFVISHAQTEIPGVCSKNGKPLQCCRNYKRRDDSCEECWPGTFGIACKENCPDGFYGRLCAEVCDCPSCDKVSGCNFSNQTENSNNESVIIGSSLAGSLTFIIVIIIYCKKR, encoded by the exons ATGCGTTCTACGTTTAATTTGGTGTTGCTGTTGAATGGTTTATTTGTGATATCACATGCCCAGACAGAGATTCCTGGAGTCTGCTCAaa AAATGGTAAACCTCTACAATGTTGTCGTAATTACAAAAGACGTGATGATTCATGTGAag AATGTTGGCCAGGCACATTTGGCATAGCTTGTAAGGAGAACTGTCCTGACGGGTTCTATGGACGTTTGTGTGCAGAAGTCTGTGATTGTCCTTCGTGTGACAAGGTCTCTGGGTGTAATTTTTCAAATCAGACtg agAATTCCAATAATGAGAGCGTTATCATTGGTTCATCATTGGCAGGAAGTCTTACTTTCATAATAGTTATCATCATCTACTGCAAAAAGAGGTAA
- the LOC130050591 gene encoding uncharacterized protein LOC130050591: MGTAPEGKSISLMGTAPEGNSISLMGTAPEARRGESRRAYDTCFGNVIFMLCIIMRCTYNLVWLLNGLLVISDAQTQIPGDCSHKGDPLQCCRNYKRRVDACEECWPGTFGIDCKEDCPDGFYGRLYAEVCDCSSCDKVSGCQPNSTQIDAKDINRITETTKQENSYNRAVIIASLLTGSLTFIIIVIVIYRKQSRNRILISPDSSINEGGVPDRTTPFDEFPQLSPSSSNATDGGGPASTFHGGNFELSDPQMCWQENDFADNLMNSKDNSHAKLSTLDSDYSHLNMDMGDYNRLSLTIKNSQETDEDYYSAQTSNSCWNNTEWGCSSRNNENGCLLTEKECSSALNKYSQREDMFETPSIPEQGNFKISMTKKDGISSVKGKINPMYLEELSRKLNGFKPKAQDIEFNYSV, from the exons atgGGAACAGCTCCAGAAGGTAAATCAATCAGTCTGATGGGAACAGCTCCAGAAGGGAACTCAATCAGTCTGATGGGAACAGCTCCAGAAGCGCGTAGAGGAGAGAGTAG gaGAGCTTATGATACTTGCTTTGGTAATGTAATTTTTATGTTGTGTATAATAATGCGTTGTACGTACAATTTGGTGTGGCTGTTGAATGGTTTACTTGTGATATCAGATGCTCAGACACAGATTCCTGGAGACTGCTCACA TAAAGGCGACCCTCTACAATGTTGTCGAAATTACAAAAGACGTGTTGACGCATGTGAag AATGTTGGCCAGGCACCTTTGGCATAGATTGTAAGGAGGACTGTCCTGATGGGTTCTATGGACGTTTATATGCAGAAGTCTGTGATTGTTCTTCGTGTGACAAGGTCTCTGGGTGTCAGCCGAATTCAACTCAGATTG ATGCTAAGGATATCAATCGGATTACAgaaacaacaaaacaagaaaattccTATAATAGGGCTGTGATTATTGCTTCATTACTGACAGGAAGTCTGACTTTCATAATAATAGTTATCGTCATCTACCGCAAACAGag CAGAAACAGAATCTTAATAAGTCCAGACTCATCAATTAATGAAG GCGGTGTACCAGACAGAACGACACCATTTGATGAATTTCCTCAACTCAGTCCATCCTCCAGTAATGCAACTGACGGTGGTGGTCCAGCATCAACATTTCACGGCGGGAATTTTGAACTGTCAGACCCTCAGATGTGTTGGCAGGAAAACGATTTTGCTGATAATTTAATGAATTCAAAAGATAATAGCCATGCTAAATTGTCGACTCTAGACAGTGACTACAGTCATCTCAACATGGATATGGGCGATTACAACAGATTAAGTCTGACAATCAAAAACAGTCAGGAAACTGATGAGGACTATTACTCTGCACAGACTTCTAACAGTTGTTGGAATAATACAGAATGGGGGTGTTCATCGAGAAACAATGAGAATGGATGTTTATTAACAGAAAAGGAGTGCAGCAGCGCTCTAAACAAATATTCACAAAGAGAAGATATGTTCGAAACCCCAAGTATTCCAGAACAgggaaattttaaaatcagtatgacGAAGAAAGATGGAATTTCATCAGTAAAGGGGAAGATAAATCCAATGTACTTGGAAGAATTGTCAAGAAAACTAAATGGCTTTAAACCGAAAgctcaagatattgaattcaattattCAGTTTAG